A window of Thermosynechococcus sp. NK55a contains these coding sequences:
- a CDS encoding recombinase family protein has protein sequence MAVLHWISGGSRSGKTYALVREFAQWVQQDSPVIPRERSLLFLTDTMEGRQAIETEIQAQLGSGYRPYIATPMGFMQEEVELFWPLLVEANAVAPHLPLHLKPETELMWAQRLWQPWLQNNTFAVLGDNREQLRGADRATRHLLDIFQLCAFARLSLDDLPQLIWDHQLEIPSETVGAIVTALKQWQRWCTAHSLLTYGITTDLFGRVLLDHPRYQASLKQRFQCLLADNTHNYPAVMADLITRLNQPGIKIVLSHQPISAVRLGLGADPDAFLPLQNQATVTELSHFPETIFGKTDLRVAIQERLSTPQLTLPENITAIQTTSRMQLLQEVVETIATAVQQGVVQPTEIAILAPGLDSIARYVLRSELEKRRVPLVILNEQRPLIQSPHVRALLTLLLFVYPRTGIIPEATAVAEMLTVLLPREIDVVRAGLLSYYCFQPGLEQAELLPYTHYSHWDRFGYRATEAYEKLRHWLSTLDSSQPPVYLLEAAIQRYLWPQNLTAGELAPLRSLLEGTAAYWQIYDHLPEQQATPTAERLREWIYLLRRGTLTADPAPPLRQPQGVLLATTFQYRSAQLAHRWHFWLDAGSPRWQDGGLQCLWQAPMFLRQGLASPSARVWQLESERLEHLLVDLCSRVSDRLFLCHSDLTANGREQEGPLSPWVDLAVGDRP, from the coding sequence TTGGCAGTGTTACACTGGATCAGTGGCGGTAGTCGCAGCGGCAAAACCTATGCACTGGTGAGGGAATTTGCCCAGTGGGTTCAACAGGACAGCCCAGTGATTCCCCGCGAGCGATCGCTCCTCTTTTTGACGGATACAATGGAAGGCCGCCAAGCCATCGAAACGGAAATTCAGGCGCAGTTGGGCAGTGGCTATAGGCCCTATATCGCCACGCCAATGGGCTTCATGCAGGAGGAGGTGGAACTTTTTTGGCCGCTGCTGGTCGAGGCCAATGCCGTTGCTCCTCACCTCCCTTTACATCTCAAACCCGAAACAGAGTTGATGTGGGCACAGCGGCTGTGGCAGCCTTGGCTGCAGAACAACACCTTTGCTGTTCTGGGTGACAATCGTGAACAGCTCCGCGGCGCCGATCGCGCCACTCGCCACCTTCTCGATATTTTTCAACTCTGTGCCTTTGCCCGCCTGAGTCTGGATGATCTACCCCAACTCATTTGGGATCATCAGCTTGAAATTCCTTCAGAAACCGTGGGGGCGATCGTCACCGCCCTAAAACAGTGGCAAAGGTGGTGTACTGCCCACAGCCTTCTCACCTATGGCATTACCACCGATTTATTTGGCCGCGTTCTCCTTGACCATCCCCGCTACCAAGCCTCCTTGAAGCAGCGGTTTCAGTGTCTTCTTGCCGACAACACCCATAACTATCCCGCAGTGATGGCAGATTTGATCACCCGCTTGAACCAACCGGGGATCAAGATTGTCCTTAGCCACCAACCCATTAGCGCTGTCCGTCTTGGTCTTGGCGCCGATCCTGATGCCTTTCTCCCGCTGCAAAACCAAGCCACGGTGACGGAGTTAAGCCACTTTCCAGAAACGATTTTCGGTAAAACTGATTTACGAGTTGCCATTCAAGAACGCCTGAGCACTCCCCAATTGACGCTGCCGGAAAACATCACTGCGATTCAAACCACCTCGCGGATGCAATTGTTACAGGAAGTTGTAGAGACAATTGCTACTGCCGTGCAGCAGGGGGTAGTGCAGCCAACAGAGATTGCCATTCTCGCCCCCGGCTTAGATAGTATTGCCCGCTATGTCCTCAGGAGTGAACTTGAAAAACGACGGGTTCCCCTTGTCATCCTGAATGAGCAACGCCCCTTGATTCAATCCCCCCACGTACGTGCCCTTTTGACGCTGTTGTTATTCGTTTATCCACGAACAGGAATCATCCCAGAGGCAACGGCGGTTGCGGAGATGCTAACGGTTTTGCTGCCGCGAGAGATTGACGTCGTGCGGGCAGGCCTGCTCTCTTACTATTGTTTTCAGCCGGGGCTGGAGCAAGCTGAACTGCTACCGTACACCCACTATAGCCACTGGGATCGCTTTGGCTATCGTGCCACGGAAGCCTATGAGAAGTTGCGACATTGGCTGAGTACACTAGATTCTAGCCAGCCGCCGGTGTATCTCCTAGAGGCGGCAATTCAGCGCTATCTCTGGCCGCAAAACCTAACAGCCGGTGAATTGGCCCCCCTGCGATCGCTCCTTGAGGGCACGGCCGCCTACTGGCAAATTTATGATCATCTCCCAGAACAGCAAGCCACACCAACAGCTGAGCGGCTGCGGGAATGGATTTACCTGCTGCGGCGGGGAACTCTGACCGCAGATCCTGCCCCTCCCCTGCGGCAGCCCCAAGGGGTCTTACTGGCGACGACGTTTCAATATCGCAGCGCCCAACTCGCCCATCGCTGGCATTTTTGGTTAGATGCTGGTAGTCCACGGTGGCAGGATGGCGGCTTGCAATGTCTCTGGCAGGCACCAATGTTTCTGCGGCAGGGGTTGGCGAGCCCCAGTGCGCGGGTGTGGCAATTGGAGTCCGAACGTTTGGAGCATTTACTGGTGGATTTGTGTTCGCGGGTGAGCGATCGCCTATTCCTTTGCCACAGTGACTTGACAGCCAATGGCCGGGAGCAGGAAGGCCCCCTGAGTCCTTGGGTGGATCTGGCGGTGGGCGATCGCCCGTAA
- the pxcA gene encoding proton extrusion protein PcxA encodes MSSNPFVRLRNWIKHAQQWYLTTPNRALQEAYEAALKIRAIELEHFDGQPISPLNLPVGEVSSYFETELKQLLKTIRMRMAEFRASRQILPLAPPQSPPTPVNDRVNGATETYTVTATVSDTTAEPSVYEKLRVIDATLNRYKRQREKELNALARPSLSRQDPQQRQQAAALDKIEEDSLYLSEYISDDLTSDSKLDSSSFIPRSILRTADRFRRELNSDEATEAEVVRDFRTSKLRTRLAVRFMLLLVILPLLTQQISKALIVSPLVNHFKAVGQIERIINSQLEDNILDELARFENKIRFESLVSNVPISSEEIQNRIREKAIELSTEYQKELIEPLKNILSDALGFAVFLGLVFTGQRQLAIVKAFLDEVVYGLSDSAKAFVIILFTDVFVGFHSPHGWEVLVNNTLEHFGFPRNEDFINMFIATFPVMLDTVFKYWIFRYLNQISPSAVATYKNMNE; translated from the coding sequence ATGTCCAGCAATCCCTTTGTTCGCCTTAGAAACTGGATCAAGCATGCACAACAGTGGTATCTCACAACTCCTAACCGGGCCCTACAGGAAGCCTATGAAGCCGCTCTGAAAATTCGCGCCATTGAACTGGAACACTTTGACGGTCAACCCATTAGTCCCCTCAATCTGCCCGTGGGCGAAGTCTCTAGCTATTTCGAGACAGAGCTAAAACAACTGCTGAAAACCATTCGTATGCGGATGGCAGAGTTTCGGGCAAGCCGTCAAATTTTGCCCCTTGCTCCCCCCCAAAGCCCCCCCACTCCTGTCAACGATAGGGTCAATGGTGCAACGGAAACCTATACAGTGACGGCTACCGTCAGTGACACGACGGCGGAACCCAGCGTTTATGAAAAGCTGCGGGTCATTGATGCCACCCTCAATCGCTATAAACGGCAGCGGGAAAAGGAACTCAATGCCCTAGCCCGTCCTAGCCTCAGTCGCCAAGACCCCCAACAACGCCAGCAGGCAGCCGCCCTCGACAAAATTGAGGAGGATTCTCTTTATCTCTCGGAATATATTAGTGATGATCTCACCAGTGATTCCAAGCTGGATAGCAGCAGCTTTATTCCCCGCTCGATTTTGCGCACCGCCGATCGCTTTCGCCGCGAACTCAATTCCGATGAAGCCACTGAAGCTGAAGTCGTTCGTGATTTTCGCACCTCAAAGTTGCGTACCCGCCTGGCGGTTCGTTTTATGCTGTTGCTCGTGATTTTGCCCCTGTTGACTCAGCAAATTTCCAAGGCGCTCATCGTCAGCCCCCTTGTTAACCACTTTAAGGCGGTGGGGCAAATTGAACGGATTATTAACTCCCAACTGGAGGACAACATCCTTGATGAACTAGCCCGCTTTGAGAACAAAATTCGCTTTGAAAGCCTTGTGAGTAATGTGCCGATTTCCTCAGAGGAGATCCAAAACCGCATCCGCGAAAAGGCGATCGAGCTCTCCACAGAATATCAAAAGGAACTGATTGAACCCCTGAAAAACATCCTCTCCGACGCCTTGGGTTTTGCGGTCTTCTTGGGACTGGTGTTTACAGGTCAACGGCAACTGGCCATTGTCAAGGCCTTTTTGGATGAGGTGGTCTATGGCCTCAGTGACAGCGCCAAGGCCTTTGTGATTATTCTATTTACGGATGTCTTTGTCGGATTCCACTCTCCCCACGGCTGGGAGGTGCTGGTGAATAATACCCTCGAGCACTTTGGCTTTCCTCGCAATGAGGACTTTATCAATATGTTCATCGCCACCTTTCCAGTGATGCTGGATACAGTGTTTAAGTATTGGATTTTCCGTTATCTCAACCAGATTTCCCCTTCGGCAGTGGCCACCTACAAGAATATGAACGAGTAG
- the folB gene encoding dihydroneopterin aldolase gives MSLSESTTDCLHLSGMRYYGYTGALPEEQILGQWFEIDIRLWFDMAPAAASDRLEDTLDYRPLLQAIEQLMQQQRFQLIETLAAAIISLCLAPPQVQRAAVRVTKLAPPVPNFTGQISVEMVRPHAESP, from the coding sequence ATGTCCTTGAGCGAGTCCACCACTGACTGTCTGCACCTTTCGGGAATGCGTTACTACGGCTATACGGGCGCTCTCCCAGAGGAACAAATTCTTGGCCAGTGGTTTGAGATTGATATTAGACTTTGGTTTGATATGGCACCCGCCGCCGCCAGCGATCGCTTGGAGGACACCCTTGACTATCGCCCTCTTTTGCAAGCCATTGAGCAGTTAATGCAGCAGCAGCGCTTTCAGTTAATCGAGACCCTAGCGGCAGCCATTATCAGCCTTTGCCTTGCACCGCCCCAAGTGCAGCGGGCTGCTGTGCGTGTGACAAAGCTCGCCCCGCCCGTGCCCAACTTTACGGGTCAAATTAGCGTCGAAATGGTACGCCCCCATGCCGAATCGCCTTAG